One genomic region from Leptolyngbyaceae cyanobacterium JSC-12 encodes:
- a CDS encoding PAS domain S-box/diguanylate cyclase (GGDEF) domain-containing protein (IMG reference gene:2510093900~PFAM: GGDEF domain; GAF domain; PAS fold~TIGRFAM: PAS domain S-box; diguanylate cyclase (GGDEF) domain): protein MAKRHPFSIEQISPEDWEKTPEAVKLLVEFLSADAGTSASEAWLIQFFDAAPIGIAIHNLLGKVTYLNPMGRSLLGVDPPAQLELAQFSALFQVYQAGTQQLYPVESLPSTLALAGQTARADDLEVQRSDRVVSLEMWATPIVDVQGQVICTIAAFQDITERKRQEAERQRRELEQQIVENTLLNSELNSQQRYRQVVQAQTDLILRSLPDTTITFANDALCLTLGCTVDEIIGLPWSRFVPPEEIEILHRKIAALSPENPSFENINQDLRPNNQIGWTHWLNIGIFDDHGELIEIQSVGRDVTRLQEKMLQQQALNRVVQAIRNSLDLATIFATATAETAQLLKNLDCFVVQYLPEQGIWKHLAEFRHNPDSPSLIGFEIADEGNPFAAQLKQLQCVQLQSTAELRDEINQEIAKILPGAWLLIPLVINGNLWGSFTITTTQHPFIWRDAQVELARAVTAQLEIAIQQASLYQQVQLELAERQRVAAALRESEIRFQNMAANVPGAIFRYILRTDGTDGVLYMSAGCYRLWEVEAEQVVEDATILWQMIHPEDLPEMRASVMESAQTLQPWFHAWRIITPSGCEKWLEAAGRPTQQANGDIIWDTLILDVSDRKQAEAALRESETRYRLLAENMNDLVCLHDLDGRYRYVSPSCEALLGYRYQEMLGQDPYEFFHPDDRERIYQKIHSAATQGKSVPITYRIRHKSGEYIWFETLTKPILDATGNVIQLQTTSRDVTERIQVQQQLQHDALHDALTGLPNRQLLIERLELSIHRVKRLKHYQFAVLFLDLDRFKVINDSLGHLAGDQLLIAIAQKLQTTLRSTDLVARLGGDEFVILLEDIDHSQEAIRATERIFAMLQSPILIENREVYTTGSIGIVLGTEDYEQASDLLRDADIAMYRAKRNGKARYEIFNLYGSIPRCSAA from the coding sequence ATGGCAAAACGGCATCCCTTCTCGATAGAGCAGATTTCTCCTGAAGATTGGGAAAAAACGCCGGAAGCTGTCAAACTCCTGGTCGAATTCCTGTCTGCTGATGCCGGTACGTCCGCCTCTGAAGCTTGGCTAATTCAGTTTTTTGATGCGGCTCCCATCGGCATCGCAATTCACAATTTGCTGGGGAAAGTGACTTATCTCAATCCCATGGGGCGCTCCTTGCTGGGGGTTGATCCTCCTGCCCAATTGGAGTTGGCGCAATTCTCAGCGTTGTTCCAGGTTTATCAGGCGGGGACGCAGCAGCTTTATCCTGTGGAATCGTTGCCCAGTACGCTCGCACTGGCTGGACAAACCGCGCGGGCGGATGATCTGGAAGTCCAGCGGTCTGATCGGGTGGTATCGCTGGAGATGTGGGCTACTCCGATTGTGGATGTCCAGGGGCAGGTGATCTGTACGATCGCAGCGTTTCAAGATATTACCGAGCGAAAACGCCAGGAGGCAGAACGTCAACGCCGAGAATTAGAACAGCAAATTGTGGAAAATACTCTACTGAATAGTGAACTGAATAGTCAGCAGCGTTACCGTCAGGTGGTTCAAGCGCAAACCGATTTGATCTTGCGATCGCTTCCCGATACCACCATTACCTTTGCCAACGATGCCCTTTGTCTGACCTTGGGATGCACCGTAGACGAGATAATAGGTCTCCCCTGGAGTCGCTTTGTGCCCCCTGAGGAGATCGAAATCCTGCATCGCAAGATTGCTGCCCTCAGTCCAGAAAATCCCAGCTTTGAAAATATCAATCAAGACCTGCGGCCAAACAATCAGATTGGTTGGACCCATTGGCTCAATATCGGCATCTTTGATGACCATGGAGAATTAATCGAGATTCAATCGGTGGGGCGGGACGTTACTCGTTTGCAGGAAAAAATGCTTCAGCAACAGGCATTGAACCGAGTGGTTCAAGCAATCCGTAACTCCCTAGATTTAGCGACCATTTTTGCCACGGCCACTGCGGAAACAGCACAACTGTTGAAAAATCTGGATTGCTTTGTGGTGCAGTATTTACCAGAGCAAGGGATTTGGAAGCATCTGGCGGAGTTTCGCCACAACCCAGATAGTCCAAGCCTGATTGGGTTTGAAATTGCCGATGAAGGCAATCCCTTTGCTGCCCAACTGAAGCAGTTGCAGTGTGTACAACTTCAATCGACCGCTGAACTGCGGGATGAGATTAACCAGGAAATTGCCAAAATCCTCCCCGGAGCATGGTTGCTGATTCCGCTAGTGATTAACGGCAATCTGTGGGGCAGTTTTACCATCACCACGACCCAGCACCCCTTCATTTGGCGCGATGCTCAGGTTGAGTTAGCCCGGGCGGTTACAGCGCAACTAGAAATCGCGATTCAGCAAGCTAGTCTTTATCAACAAGTGCAACTGGAACTGGCAGAGCGCCAACGAGTTGCGGCGGCGTTACGAGAAAGCGAAATCCGCTTTCAAAATATGGCCGCCAATGTGCCAGGGGCCATTTTCCGTTATATCCTCCGCACCGATGGTACTGATGGTGTGCTGTATATGAGTGCGGGCTGTTATCGATTGTGGGAGGTGGAGGCTGAGCAGGTGGTAGAAGATGCCACCATTCTGTGGCAAATGATTCATCCAGAAGACTTGCCGGAAATGCGGGCTTCGGTGATGGAGTCGGCTCAAACGCTGCAACCTTGGTTCCACGCTTGGCGGATTATCACCCCATCGGGATGCGAAAAGTGGTTGGAGGCAGCGGGTAGGCCGACTCAGCAGGCCAATGGTGACATTATTTGGGATACGCTGATTCTGGATGTTAGCGATCGCAAACAAGCGGAAGCCGCCTTGCGCGAGAGTGAAACCCGCTATCGGTTACTGGCAGAAAATATGAACGATCTCGTCTGCTTGCATGACCTGGATGGGCGATATAGGTATGTTAGTCCATCCTGCGAAGCCCTGCTGGGATATCGCTATCAGGAAATGCTGGGACAAGATCCCTATGAGTTCTTTCATCCTGACGATCGCGAGCGCATCTATCAGAAAATCCATAGCGCTGCAACACAGGGAAAGTCAGTCCCGATTACCTACCGGATTCGGCACAAGTCGGGTGAATATATCTGGTTTGAAACCCTCACCAAACCGATTCTGGATGCAACTGGAAACGTTATCCAACTACAAACCACATCGCGGGATGTGACGGAGCGCATTCAAGTTCAGCAGCAATTGCAACATGATGCCCTGCATGATGCGCTCACCGGATTACCCAATCGTCAACTCTTGATTGAACGGTTGGAATTATCGATCCATCGGGTTAAACGACTGAAGCATTACCAGTTCGCCGTGCTTTTTTTGGATCTCGATCGGTTCAAAGTCATTAACGATAGCTTAGGGCATTTAGCAGGTGATCAGTTATTAATTGCGATCGCCCAAAAACTCCAAACCACACTGCGAAGTACTGACTTGGTTGCTCGGCTGGGCGGGGATGAGTTTGTAATTTTGCTAGAGGATATCGACCACAGTCAAGAAGCTATCCGCGCAACAGAACGAATTTTTGCCATGTTGCAGTCCCCCATCCTGATTGAGAACCGGGAAGTATATACAACCGGCAGCATTGGCATTGTGTTGGGGACAGAAGACTATGAGCAAGCCTCTGACCTGCTGCGAGATGCTGATATAGCCATGTATCGGGCAAAGCGCAATGGCAAGGCGCGGTATGAAATCTTTAATCTCTATGGGTCAATTCCCCGCTGCTCTGCAGCGTAA
- a CDS encoding hypothetical protein (IMG reference gene:2510093897) — MVLQQPARSIPIPPLESGDRLTRAEFERHYKATQVNLIVAYCEYQLSAAFTVDGACNRVVFET, encoded by the coding sequence ATGGTGTTGCAGCAGCCTGCCCGCTCCATTCCGATTCCACCCCTGGAGAGTGGCGATCGCCTGACTCGCGCTGAGTTTGAGCGCCACTATAAGGCAACTCAGGTCAACCTGATCGTGGCTTACTGTGAATACCAGTTGAGTGCCGCATTTACTGTCGATGGGGCTTGTAATCGAGTCGTGTTTGAAACCTAG
- a CDS encoding hemolysin-type calcium-binding repeat protein (IMG reference gene:2510093894~PFAM: Hemolysin-type calcium-binding repeat (2 copies)): MSISAQMELSAVLNLLQDIDDVLVARSERVFRGRGRENELFIGDAEDNIASGGRGNDLLRGNDGNDLLFGGSGDDGLLGGLGIDELFGGRGQDFLFGETGSDRLFGGRGEDFLSSGADDDFLSGGRGDDTLIGGDGIDTLTGGRGKDQFVYEGDMFANGTLVPAGKTGINILNRPDVITDFEIGTDQFAFSQADLGIENLVFQSGRASEIANDGNVIVLQDAFASAGAAARAIADNNNITADEGIFVYFNSTLGLTRMAYSRDLSDGGDFSVLANLNNQRGEVGMANLAKFTASDFTLV; the protein is encoded by the coding sequence ATGAGCATCAGTGCTCAAATGGAACTTAGTGCAGTACTCAATTTACTGCAAGATATTGATGATGTACTCGTTGCCAGAAGTGAGCGAGTATTTCGTGGAAGAGGCAGGGAAAATGAACTGTTCATTGGCGATGCAGAAGACAATATTGCAAGCGGTGGACGTGGCAATGATCTGTTACGTGGAAATGATGGCAATGATCTATTGTTTGGCGGCAGCGGAGATGATGGATTGTTAGGAGGGCTTGGTATTGATGAACTGTTTGGTGGTCGAGGGCAAGACTTTCTATTTGGAGAGACTGGCAGCGATCGCCTATTTGGTGGACGTGGCGAAGATTTTCTTTCCAGTGGAGCGGATGACGATTTCTTATCGGGAGGACGCGGTGACGATACATTAATTGGTGGCGATGGTATTGATACCTTAACAGGAGGTCGTGGTAAAGATCAGTTTGTGTATGAAGGGGATATGTTTGCGAATGGCACTCTTGTGCCTGCTGGCAAGACAGGTATCAATATTCTGAATAGGCCAGATGTGATTACTGATTTCGAGATTGGTACCGATCAGTTTGCGTTTAGTCAGGCAGACTTGGGAATTGAAAACTTAGTGTTCCAGAGTGGACGTGCTTCTGAAATTGCAAATGATGGGAATGTGATTGTGTTGCAAGATGCATTTGCTTCTGCTGGAGCCGCTGCTCGGGCAATTGCAGATAATAACAACATCACAGCCGATGAAGGAATTTTCGTATACTTCAACTCCACACTGGGACTAACGCGAATGGCCTATTCACGTGATCTGAGTGATGGGGGAGACTTCAGTGTGTTGGCTAATTTGAATAATCAACGAGGTGAGGTGGGTATGGCAAACCTAGCAAAATTTACAGCATCTGACTTTACTCTCGTTTAG
- a CDS encoding transposase (IMG reference gene:2510093899~PFAM: Transposase IS200 like) → MSEYIHKSHNVTVLLYHLVFPAKYRRAVFDEQVDEVLREVCLEIEKRYEIKFIEIGVDKDHVHFLVQSVPTYSVTKLVKMIKSLTAREVFRRCPQVKQKLWGGEFWSDGYFASTVGKHGDEGMIANYVKNQGNEYLKLHRDEQLTLF, encoded by the coding sequence ATGAGCGAGTACATCCACAAAAGTCATAACGTTACGGTTTTGCTATACCACCTTGTGTTTCCAGCAAAGTATCGGCGGGCTGTGTTTGATGAACAGGTCGATGAAGTTTTGCGAGAAGTTTGCCTGGAGATTGAGAAACGCTACGAGATTAAATTTATAGAAATCGGTGTAGACAAAGACCATGTGCACTTTTTAGTCCAATCGGTGCCGACATACAGCGTGACCAAATTGGTCAAAATGATCAAGAGTTTGACCGCAAGGGAAGTGTTTCGGCGTTGTCCTCAGGTGAAGCAAAAGCTATGGGGTGGAGAGTTTTGGAGTGATGGCTATTTTGCAAGTACAGTTGGGAAACACGGGGATGAAGGGATGATTGCGAACTACGTCAAAAATCAGGGTAACGAATATCTCAAGCTACACCGAGATGAGCAGCTTACTCTTTTTTGA
- a CDS encoding ABC-type bacteriocin/lantibiotic exporter with N-terminal double-glycine peptidase domain (IMG reference gene:2510093892~PFAM: ABC transporter transmembrane region; ABC transporter; Cyclic nucleotide-binding domain~TIGRFAM: type I secretion system ABC transporter, HlyB family), whose protein sequence is MMHIDAEINSYFSNFFSAYPFNHLPVHLQNNLSSKLRLCSFRPGEVIFPPRELPSAVHYIAQGRVRILGSTSYQSPTLEIVGKGTVIGWDSLIRRVAVGSVRAANISRAELLRSTQVTPQEIVTIALAADDFEAIALEHLMAALTERVSLMELFDTLSRSLAKMPDRAASINLTKVVHYIAQEQLAVAQHWYPGVHPSDDTLLFSTDRVWLVSGSDSPNLPIGMPISKTTPLPAISPSRFPIRLIGIDRTSLASTLLGKAPLKASSESSPVLPLPLESNSLLSPDTQPRQEDNQPSVITTPKKFPVWKSITPDATEDIIACFGMICDRFQIPYRPDSLRRTLLQQTISRFEPFDLYVRIAQAIGVNAHVIRFTPTPGGINRLTTPALIQYRNIPTVVHEITPTTVTLGSPRTGLLRVSAGELANRLTADALGTGDRETSFCRAIVLERFPTTPTKRFGFHWFLPMVFKQSGILVQVLLASVVIQLLGLANPLLVQQVIDNVIVSANAGAMSMFGILMVLFALLEGILTILRTYLLISTTNRMDLHLGVEIIRHMLHLPLNFFEKRPVGELSSRLLELENIRQFLTDTAITTVMDVVFSVFYIGVMFLYSARLTLCVLATVPIVIISMLLMSTIQQKLIRVKAEQGSKVQSYLVEVLGGISSVKSQHMEALVEATWRDRYVQYLTSGFTTSTINTIFYSYSQFLNTLSSLLVLWVGAEVVLKGELSLGGLIAFRILTGYVTGPLLRLARLWQRFQETSLSMDLLADIADSPIEEEISQSQVALQLPDIVGHVQYHGVNFAFKPGQLQLSNVNLDIPPGTFVGIVGQSGSGKSTLMKLLPRLYTPQSGSIFIDGYDISKVSLSSLRSQIGIVSQDAVLFQGSIRDNIALFQEHSDEEIIAAAKIADAHDFIMELPEGYNTQVGERGTSLSGGQRQRIAIARVVMRNPRLLIFDEATSALDSDTERKVCHNLMQKFRGCTCFFITHRLNTIARADRILFMQAGILAEQGTHQELIARRQLYYCLYAQQSREA, encoded by the coding sequence ATGATGCATATTGATGCAGAAATCAACTCTTATTTCTCGAACTTCTTCTCTGCTTATCCCTTCAATCATCTTCCAGTTCATTTACAGAATAACCTGTCTTCAAAATTACGCTTATGCTCTTTTCGACCAGGAGAAGTAATTTTCCCACCACGGGAATTGCCCTCAGCGGTTCACTACATTGCACAGGGAAGAGTTCGGATTCTTGGCTCGACTTCTTACCAAAGCCCGACACTGGAAATTGTAGGCAAAGGGACTGTCATTGGCTGGGATAGCTTGATTCGTCGAGTAGCAGTAGGTTCAGTACGGGCTGCAAACATTTCAAGAGCAGAGTTGTTGCGATCGACTCAGGTTACGCCCCAAGAAATTGTGACAATTGCCTTGGCTGCAGATGACTTTGAAGCGATCGCTCTAGAGCATTTGATGGCAGCATTAACTGAACGAGTCAGCTTGATGGAATTGTTCGATACGTTATCCAGAAGCCTGGCTAAAATGCCGGATCGGGCAGCAAGTATTAATTTGACAAAAGTTGTTCACTATATCGCTCAAGAGCAGCTTGCAGTTGCACAGCATTGGTATCCTGGCGTCCATCCCAGTGATGACACATTACTATTTTCAACTGATCGAGTGTGGTTGGTGAGTGGTAGCGATTCACCTAATCTGCCAATTGGAATGCCTATTAGCAAGACAACACCGCTCCCAGCAATTTCTCCGTCTCGCTTTCCCATCCGCCTAATCGGTATTGATCGCACCTCGTTGGCCTCAACCCTTTTAGGTAAAGCACCTCTGAAAGCATCGAGTGAATCTTCTCCAGTACTGCCGCTTCCATTAGAATCCAACTCTCTCCTCAGTCCAGATACCCAACCGCGCCAAGAAGATAATCAACCATCTGTTATTACCACCCCCAAAAAGTTTCCAGTTTGGAAATCAATTACACCGGATGCTACAGAAGATATTATTGCGTGCTTTGGTATGATCTGCGATCGCTTCCAGATTCCGTATCGTCCAGATTCTTTGCGTCGTACGTTGTTGCAGCAAACAATTAGCAGGTTCGAGCCATTCGATTTATATGTGCGAATTGCTCAAGCAATTGGAGTGAATGCTCATGTGATTCGCTTCACCCCTACTCCTGGTGGCATCAATCGCCTCACAACTCCTGCATTAATTCAGTATCGGAATATTCCAACAGTAGTACACGAAATTACTCCAACGACGGTTACTCTTGGCTCACCTCGAACTGGGTTGTTGCGCGTATCTGCTGGAGAATTAGCAAATCGTCTTACTGCAGATGCTCTGGGAACAGGCGATCGCGAAACTTCATTCTGCCGGGCAATTGTGCTAGAGCGTTTTCCAACTACACCGACAAAACGGTTTGGATTCCACTGGTTTTTACCAATGGTATTTAAGCAAAGTGGAATTCTAGTTCAGGTTCTCCTTGCATCTGTTGTAATCCAGCTTCTAGGTTTAGCAAATCCATTACTGGTACAGCAAGTAATTGATAATGTAATTGTCAGTGCTAATGCTGGAGCAATGTCAATGTTCGGCATTTTGATGGTGTTATTTGCACTACTAGAAGGAATTTTAACTATTCTCCGAACCTATTTGCTAATTAGCACTACCAACCGCATGGATCTGCATTTAGGTGTTGAAATTATCCGTCATATGCTACACCTACCGCTCAACTTCTTTGAAAAGCGTCCAGTTGGTGAACTATCTTCACGATTACTAGAGCTAGAAAACATTCGTCAATTTTTGACGGATACAGCAATTACAACGGTAATGGATGTTGTCTTTTCTGTTTTTTATATTGGGGTAATGTTTTTGTATAGTGCACGGTTGACTCTTTGCGTATTAGCAACTGTTCCTATCGTGATTATTTCAATGCTGCTAATGTCTACCATTCAGCAGAAATTGATTCGGGTCAAGGCAGAACAAGGATCAAAGGTACAGTCTTACTTAGTTGAGGTGTTAGGCGGAATTTCATCGGTAAAATCTCAACATATGGAAGCCTTAGTTGAGGCAACTTGGCGCGATCGCTACGTGCAATATCTGACTAGTGGCTTCACCACATCAACTATCAACACTATCTTCTACTCCTACAGCCAATTTCTGAATACGCTTAGTAGTTTACTTGTATTATGGGTTGGGGCTGAAGTTGTGCTTAAGGGTGAACTGAGTTTGGGTGGCTTGATTGCTTTTCGAATTTTAACTGGCTATGTAACTGGACCATTATTACGATTAGCCCGCCTCTGGCAGCGATTTCAGGAAACCTCGCTCTCGATGGATTTGCTGGCAGACATTGCAGATTCACCTATTGAAGAAGAAATTTCTCAATCGCAGGTTGCCTTACAATTGCCTGATATTGTAGGACATGTGCAATATCACGGAGTTAATTTTGCCTTCAAACCTGGACAATTACAACTCTCAAATGTGAATTTGGATATTCCCCCAGGAACGTTTGTGGGTATTGTTGGGCAAAGTGGTTCCGGGAAAAGCACACTGATGAAATTGCTGCCACGATTATATACGCCGCAAAGTGGCAGCATTTTCATTGATGGGTACGACATTAGCAAAGTAAGTCTCAGTTCGCTGCGATCGCAAATTGGGATTGTATCTCAAGATGCTGTACTGTTTCAAGGCAGCATTCGCGATAACATTGCCCTTTTTCAAGAACATTCAGATGAGGAGATTATTGCAGCAGCCAAAATTGCGGATGCCCATGATTTCATTATGGAATTACCAGAAGGGTACAATACTCAGGTAGGTGAACGGGGCACTAGTTTATCTGGTGGGCAGCGACAGCGAATTGCGATTGCTCGTGTAGTAATGCGAAATCCACGATTACTCATCTTTGATGAAGCAACTAGTGCCCTCGATTCGGATACTGAGCGAAAAGTATGCCATAACCTGATGCAGAAGTTTCGCGGTTGTACTTGTTTCTTCATTACCCACCGGCTAAATACCATCGCTCGCGCAGATCGAATTCTCTTTATGCAGGCTGGCATTTTAGCAGAGCAAGGAACCCATCAAGAATTAATAGCACGTCGTCAGCTTTATTACTGTCTGTATGCTCAACAATCGCGCGAAGCCTAA
- a CDS encoding hypothetical protein (IMG reference gene:2510093895), which produces MNRRILEYGTLACSAIIVYGWVNSSVFKTEISNCKKQSQSTSTVSPEKDNHKAELTKHCLQKASLATAYDIPRQLFNIQWRWSESILLPKNTEAVYDELLLQAQSLASRNQFAEAIKLLAGVPKNSRHYQTVQQLEEDWSRELFRQANEHYQHAQIVTAIARLDAIPSMSQLHSRSMELRQRWSSHHRLVNQAIAANKSGNWQGAIQAIQSLEGTPVYHSVTVQSLLQQAMAEFYKPDATFLEVATEGLPKVSIPVASPETLSDKRR; this is translated from the coding sequence ATGAATCGTCGAATCTTAGAGTACGGAACACTGGCTTGTTCCGCTATTATCGTTTATGGTTGGGTGAATTCTTCTGTCTTCAAGACAGAAATATCCAACTGTAAAAAGCAGAGTCAATCAACCTCAACTGTATCTCCAGAGAAAGATAATCATAAGGCTGAATTGACTAAACACTGTTTGCAGAAAGCATCTTTAGCCACAGCTTATGATATACCAAGGCAATTGTTTAATATTCAATGGAGATGGTCTGAGTCAATTCTTTTGCCTAAGAATACAGAAGCAGTTTATGATGAGCTGCTATTGCAAGCTCAATCGTTAGCTAGTCGAAATCAATTTGCAGAAGCAATCAAGCTATTGGCTGGTGTACCTAAAAATAGTCGTCATTATCAAACAGTTCAGCAACTTGAGGAAGACTGGTCACGGGAGCTGTTTCGGCAAGCTAATGAGCATTACCAACATGCTCAAATAGTAACTGCGATCGCACGACTCGACGCAATTCCATCGATGAGTCAATTACATTCTCGTTCGATGGAATTACGACAACGGTGGAGCAGCCATCACAGGTTAGTTAATCAAGCGATCGCTGCTAACAAATCAGGAAATTGGCAAGGAGCAATTCAGGCAATTCAATCATTGGAAGGGACACCAGTATACCATAGTGTGACTGTCCAGTCCCTATTGCAACAAGCAATGGCAGAATTTTATAAGCCGGACGCAACGTTTCTAGAAGTGGCTACTGAAGGGTTACCAAAAGTTAGCATCCCTGTTGCTTCACCTGAAACGCTATCAGATAAGCGTCGATAA
- a CDS encoding parvulin-like peptidyl-prolyl isomerase (IMG reference gene:2510093893~PFAM: PPIC-type PPIASE domain) — MSNCLKIGHRWLDGDQIISALVRYKLLEPLVGQLLLDDVIQEFPLTKEELFPILTGEADAPIPDDFESFVKQWCHYKGVTLEYFKAVMLRELQLEKFKQLQFGERVESEFLRIKSDLDQVEYSLIQLRDLVLAQELYFQLRDDEACFAELAQYYSLGPERETGGWIGPVPLSTLPVEVASLFRNEHVGTVYGPIPVADSFWVVRLERFTAARLTEATRTQIIHRLYSQWLQTQIRTATKTPGMIAVLPASANMELASEKSG, encoded by the coding sequence ATGAGCAACTGTTTAAAAATTGGTCATCGCTGGTTAGATGGCGATCAAATCATTTCTGCTCTAGTCCGCTATAAGCTTCTAGAGCCTCTGGTAGGGCAACTCTTGCTAGATGATGTGATTCAGGAATTTCCCCTAACAAAAGAGGAATTGTTTCCTATTTTGACAGGGGAAGCAGATGCACCAATACCAGATGATTTTGAAAGTTTTGTTAAACAATGGTGCCACTACAAAGGAGTAACTTTAGAGTATTTCAAAGCTGTGATGCTGCGAGAATTACAGTTGGAAAAGTTTAAACAGCTCCAATTTGGCGAACGAGTAGAATCGGAGTTTCTTCGGATTAAGTCTGACCTGGATCAAGTGGAATACTCACTGATTCAACTTAGAGATTTGGTGCTAGCGCAGGAACTGTATTTTCAGCTTCGAGATGATGAAGCATGTTTTGCTGAATTGGCTCAGTATTACTCATTAGGACCTGAACGGGAGACGGGAGGCTGGATTGGACCTGTGCCTTTGTCTACGCTTCCAGTTGAGGTGGCATCCCTATTTCGCAATGAACACGTTGGAACTGTTTATGGTCCAATCCCTGTTGCTGATAGTTTTTGGGTAGTTCGTTTGGAACGATTTACTGCAGCTCGCTTAACTGAAGCCACTCGCACTCAAATTATTCACCGTCTCTATTCTCAGTGGTTACAGACTCAAATTAGAACAGCAACCAAAACCCCTGGTATGATCGCAGTATTGCCAGCATCAGCCAATATGGAACTGGCTTCTGAGAAATCAGGATAG
- a CDS encoding hypothetical protein (IMG reference gene:2510093896) translates to MNRVPSSKVDTHLVQTRDMQNEVTTEPDQTEPAEEGLAESLAPHHDILLQASQLTVRTKVAFIRTLITQLETNQIQSILEFGLREISDRYRHGTTQSITPNTRLILKKDYSYQERGLSEPTQYYVYLRRRKPKLDRYIGALFYIPEGCMLSYYVDPEGRVIFNPPHNVFQLQDTKNSAIVQIVRLLCLVPPPPEYTFAKQQNDVPDIQLHVEYLDLQTHQPIAKQAYPFPSCMHEGGRLDRYRWEVSTIIPSSEASVLLSSAPKTSILSESLTTSSSVISKLSHQVLDLPKLKPIAIYMANQNEVEFILKRMRLWVSWSEKAIPQSRWEIIQDDEHYLLINAVFKRRILKFSMNQASITLENSLPVLAKWFHDLGLAVSQAQNQQQYSTAQLKLARNLLVEMSLPQKDPILFLKQLFGIEFSNAQ, encoded by the coding sequence ATGAATCGTGTTCCCTCTTCTAAAGTTGATACCCATTTGGTTCAGACACGTGACATGCAAAATGAAGTTACAACTGAACCTGATCAAACAGAGCCTGCTGAGGAAGGCTTAGCGGAGAGTCTTGCCCCTCATCATGATATCCTTTTACAAGCCAGCCAGCTCACCGTCAGGACAAAAGTTGCATTCATTCGGACTCTCATTACCCAATTAGAAACCAATCAAATTCAAAGTATTTTAGAATTTGGTTTACGAGAAATAAGCGATCGCTATCGCCATGGAACTACTCAATCAATCACACCCAACACCCGGTTGATACTCAAAAAAGATTACAGTTATCAAGAACGCGGACTCAGTGAACCTACTCAATACTACGTCTATTTAAGGCGACGAAAGCCCAAACTTGATCGATATATTGGAGCTTTATTCTATATCCCTGAGGGATGTATGCTTTCTTATTATGTAGATCCAGAAGGACGAGTTATTTTTAATCCACCTCATAATGTCTTTCAGCTTCAAGATACCAAAAATTCTGCTATTGTCCAAATCGTTCGCTTACTTTGCTTAGTTCCACCGCCACCAGAATATACATTTGCTAAGCAACAAAATGATGTTCCAGATATTCAGTTGCATGTGGAATATCTAGATCTGCAGACTCATCAACCCATCGCCAAACAAGCCTATCCCTTTCCAAGCTGTATGCATGAAGGAGGAAGGCTAGATCGTTATCGCTGGGAAGTTTCAACGATCATACCTTCCTCTGAAGCATCTGTTCTCCTCTCTTCAGCACCCAAAACTTCAATCTTATCTGAATCATTGACTACTTCTTCAAGTGTTATCAGCAAACTTTCACATCAGGTTCTAGATTTACCTAAACTTAAACCAATAGCCATCTATATGGCGAACCAGAATGAAGTGGAATTCATCCTAAAACGGATGCGATTATGGGTTTCATGGAGTGAAAAAGCAATTCCTCAATCACGTTGGGAGATAATTCAAGATGATGAACATTACTTATTAATCAATGCCGTCTTTAAGCGACGGATTCTCAAGTTTTCTATGAATCAAGCCTCCATCACCTTAGAAAATTCTCTACCAGTGCTAGCTAAATGGTTTCATGATTTGGGTTTAGCTGTTTCTCAGGCTCAGAATCAGCAGCAATACAGTACAGCTCAACTCAAGCTTGCTCGAAATCTATTGGTAGAGATGAGCCTGCCCCAAAAAGATCCCATCTTGTTCCTCAAACAATTATTTGGAATTGAATTCTCTAACGCTCAATAA